A stretch of the Planktothricoides raciborskii GIHE-MW2 genome encodes the following:
- a CDS encoding STAS domain-containing protein (This anti-anti-sigma factor, or anti-sigma factor antagonist, belongs to a family that includes characterized members SpoIIAA, RsbV, RsfA, and RsfB.): MSPVIKFIRPAGLLDRTRASQFNQEVNKCLEFTSDVESKADIVLINFKDVTFMDSSGLGAVVLAIKTVQGAGMHIYVCSLNNQLNMLFELSGLNKVIEIFRDEEEFKHKFCSKK, encoded by the coding sequence ATGAGTCCTGTGATTAAATTTATTCGACCCGCTGGGCTGCTAGACCGCACTAGAGCTAGTCAGTTTAATCAGGAGGTTAACAAATGTCTGGAATTCACTTCTGATGTTGAGAGTAAAGCTGACATCGTTTTAATTAATTTTAAAGATGTGACTTTTATGGATAGTTCTGGCTTAGGTGCGGTGGTTTTAGCCATTAAAACTGTTCAAGGAGCGGGGATGCACATTTATGTGTGTTCTCTGAATAATCAACTCAATATGTTATTTGAACTTTCTGGCTTGAATAAAGTCATCGAAATTTTTCGTGATGAAGAGGAATTTAAGCATAAATTTTGCTCAAAAAAATAA
- a CDS encoding ATP-binding protein, giving the protein MLKNLGSWWKQFTAQLNKQAEKPEPPLKRSQIQVLTDLNQLENVLEWFEQFNALPVTNEFWWQCQTALAEGFTNAVRHAHHNLPRTTPIDIEVTVLSNWFEMRIWDYGQPFDLQSKLKSISQEKYNPLERTSGRGILFMDRLTDELDYSRTPDSRNCLLLRKKIG; this is encoded by the coding sequence GTGTTAAAAAACCTTGGAAGCTGGTGGAAGCAATTCACAGCCCAGCTAAACAAGCAAGCGGAAAAACCAGAGCCACCACTGAAGCGATCGCAAATTCAGGTATTAACCGATCTGAATCAGTTAGAAAATGTCCTAGAATGGTTTGAGCAATTCAATGCTTTACCTGTAACCAATGAATTCTGGTGGCAATGTCAAACTGCTTTGGCAGAAGGCTTCACCAACGCAGTCCGCCATGCTCATCATAATTTGCCTCGTACCACTCCAATTGATATTGAAGTCACCGTACTTAGCAATTGGTTTGAGATGCGAATTTGGGACTATGGCCAGCCTTTTGATTTGCAATCAAAACTCAAATCGATTTCTCAAGAAAAATACAACCCCCTCGAGCGCACCAGCGGCAGAGGAATACTATTTATGGATCGGTTAACCGATGAGTTAGATTACAGTCGAACCCCCGATAGCCGTAATTGCTTGCTGTTGAGAAAAAAAATTGGTTGA
- a CDS encoding DUF3038 domain-containing protein, with the protein MGSNKPPDPSEPLILDNLPDPPGEWHKGCPRRGRLEIDLMLLAIEALDLGGSEAILLLAKDLGLQPIIKNRVALWRMRSTNPLRRYSQRSPLSLAEGKALVSIVGFLARRLTALIRQLLMDYQQLNRKQIPVEHHLLLGKYLERFRAHFRSRMNPKRAAVLAYSSNEKLNELALELLSKLLICTGTAGIQRFWISLFDGEVE; encoded by the coding sequence ATGGGCTCTAACAAGCCACCGGATCCGAGCGAACCGCTCATTTTAGATAATTTGCCCGATCCTCCAGGGGAATGGCACAAGGGATGTCCCCGTCGGGGTCGGTTAGAAATAGATTTAATGTTGCTGGCGATTGAAGCCCTGGATCTCGGTGGGTCGGAAGCAATCTTGCTTTTAGCCAAAGACTTAGGACTGCAACCGATTATTAAAAATCGGGTGGCCTTGTGGCGGATGCGGAGCACCAATCCCTTACGCCGTTATAGCCAACGCAGTCCCTTATCCTTAGCAGAGGGGAAAGCCCTGGTCTCGATTGTGGGCTTTTTGGCTCGACGCTTAACCGCATTAATTCGACAGTTGCTCATGGACTACCAGCAACTCAATCGGAAACAAATTCCCGTAGAACACCATTTGCTCTTAGGGAAATATCTCGAAAGATTTAGAGCGCATTTTCGCAGCCGGATGAACCCGAAACGTGCGGCAGTTTTGGCTTATTCTTCTAATGAGAAGTTGAATGAGTTGGCTTTGGAGTTGCTGAGTAAATTACTTATTTGCACCGGCACTGCCGGAATACAACGTTTTTGGATTAGTTTGTTTGATGGAGAAGTTGAATGA
- a CDS encoding pentapeptide repeat-containing protein: MNANNIKRLLETKQCQGGILHDANLPRFNLSQADLSGAKLLFANLNRANLSQANLSGADLSFANLVGANLKNADLSGLDAKSINLFEANLTGANLSGADLSFANCVKSNLSEAHLSGAEFQGANLIGAQFNHANLSGIHLSGANLAQAQMLEVNLSNADLSGARLVDADLKDANLSNADLRNANLGNADLRGANLTGANLTGANLGGAKLEGVIGIYHNPMMMQPNYPPHYPPNYSQNAPNYPQNYPPNRGISPSPYMTNGESGNYPGGVNGLALPRPGMHVQG; this comes from the coding sequence ATGAATGCAAATAACATCAAACGCTTACTAGAAACTAAACAATGTCAAGGGGGCATTCTCCATGATGCCAACCTGCCGCGATTTAATCTGAGTCAAGCGGATCTCAGCGGTGCTAAGTTACTCTTTGCCAACCTGAATCGGGCAAATCTGAGTCAAGCGAACCTCAGTGGTGCGGATCTGAGTTTTGCTAATTTAGTCGGAGCGAATCTGAAAAATGCTGACCTGAGTGGTTTAGATGCTAAAAGCATTAATCTATTTGAAGCCAACCTGACTGGAGCAAACCTCAGTGGTGCAGACCTCAGTTTTGCGAATTGCGTCAAGAGTAATTTAAGCGAAGCCCACTTAAGTGGAGCCGAGTTTCAGGGAGCCAATCTGATTGGGGCTCAGTTCAATCATGCCAACTTGAGTGGAATTCACCTCAGTGGGGCTAATCTTGCTCAAGCGCAAATGTTGGAAGTGAATTTATCTAATGCTGATTTGAGTGGTGCGCGGTTAGTGGATGCAGATTTAAAAGATGCCAATCTGAGTAATGCTGACTTGAGAAATGCGAATCTCGGCAATGCCGACCTCCGGGGCGCTAATTTGACTGGTGCAAATTTGACCGGAGCTAATCTTGGCGGGGCGAAATTAGAGGGGGTGATTGGGATTTATCATAATCCGATGATGATGCAACCGAATTATCCGCCACATTATCCCCCGAATTATTCACAAAATGCACCGAATTATCCACAAAATTATCCCCCAAATCGGGGAATTTCTCCATCGCCTTATATGACGAATGGAGAATCGGGAAATTATCCGGGTGGGGTGAATGGTTTAGCCCTACCTCGTCCAGGAATGCACGTTCAAGGCTAA
- a CDS encoding SpoIIE family protein phosphatase: MSGSIPKTEQLAHHKLSISIIENRDRSWGRKKALNMAVEAAFKDLMRLAAQICTTPIAQIHWRKRDGSWLRVQPNNSAEPIFAPDIGFCLCTIEQSGLFIVPDTLQDPRFSHHPLVVNPPAIRFYAGVPLRTADGYLWGTLCIMDDQPRSLTDPQKDGLEIIARQAIALLESGVKDPELQHSEQQFVPQIQQSNGDKNITSRLLETLLPQTFNLMAIVRSSDQGFLYVNPSCCEALGYTEAEFSHLSWGNILHPDCGEDCWQLPQLLISKQTLENVELILLTKEGDRLFCQGKIFCHWQDGNPCSICVILQDITAQKKAEAKYRQIFENATQGLFQATLSGGYTTVNLALAKIYGYDSPQQFLASVSNGAELYVNPDHWADCIKKLTVEGRICCEAEVKRRDGKKIWIEETFELLCDLHNHPIGVEGFVDDITSRKQAETTLQTTRDQLQAVLDAVPGTVSLISSNFRYLGANRHLAATYNLPPEEFVGREVGFRESKFGQFVREFFANQTEEASIEIDTKVNDAFHSDMVIAKKWQGNEAAVFVGIDITERKRAEAALQAELMEAADYVQSLLPIPAIEPVRIDSRFIPSQQLGGDCFDYYWLDDDHLAIYLLDVSGHGSRAALLSVSVLNFLRSRFLPNTNFYEPNQVLNALNQAFQMDRQRNMYFTIWYGVYNRSTRSLLYSCAGHPPAMLITKNPENLVEVKQLSTSGCIPIGMFPQAKYINDSCQIEPASNLYIFSDGIYEIPLPNGEIWQLDNFIQVLADYTEKNQCSLENILQAVRSLNFDDAFNDDVSLLHFAFD, from the coding sequence ATGTCAGGTTCTATCCCGAAGACAGAGCAATTGGCTCATCATAAATTATCAATCTCCATCATTGAAAATCGCGATCGCTCTTGGGGTCGCAAGAAAGCTCTTAATATGGCAGTTGAAGCAGCATTTAAAGACCTCATGCGCCTAGCCGCGCAAATTTGTACCACCCCCATTGCCCAGATCCACTGGCGAAAGAGGGACGGCAGTTGGTTAAGGGTACAACCAAACAATTCTGCCGAGCCGATTTTTGCTCCTGATATCGGGTTTTGTCTCTGTACCATCGAGCAATCAGGATTATTCATAGTTCCAGATACCCTCCAAGATCCCCGATTTAGTCATCATCCTTTGGTGGTCAATCCTCCTGCCATTCGCTTTTATGCCGGAGTCCCCCTGCGAACCGCTGATGGCTATTTGTGGGGAACCCTTTGCATTATGGACGATCAACCGCGATCTTTAACCGACCCACAAAAAGACGGACTAGAAATTATTGCTCGACAGGCGATCGCCCTTTTAGAATCTGGGGTCAAAGATCCAGAACTCCAGCATTCAGAACAGCAATTCGTCCCACAAATTCAGCAGTCCAATGGCGACAAAAATATCACCTCACGATTACTCGAAACCCTGTTACCACAGACGTTTAATTTAATGGCGATCGTCCGGTCGTCAGACCAAGGATTTCTCTATGTCAACCCCTCTTGCTGTGAAGCCCTCGGTTACACAGAAGCAGAATTTAGTCATCTCTCTTGGGGCAATATTCTGCATCCAGACTGTGGAGAAGATTGCTGGCAATTACCACAACTATTGATTTCTAAACAAACATTAGAAAATGTCGAATTAATTTTATTAACCAAAGAAGGCGATCGCCTCTTTTGTCAGGGCAAAATATTTTGTCATTGGCAAGACGGAAACCCCTGCTCCATTTGTGTTATTCTCCAGGACATCACCGCCCAGAAAAAAGCGGAAGCCAAATATCGACAAATCTTTGAAAATGCCACCCAAGGACTTTTTCAAGCCACCTTATCCGGTGGTTACACCACCGTTAATTTAGCCCTAGCCAAAATATATGGCTATGATTCTCCCCAACAATTTCTCGCCAGCGTCAGCAATGGCGCTGAATTATATGTCAATCCCGATCATTGGGCTGACTGCATCAAAAAGCTGACCGTTGAAGGTCGCATCTGTTGCGAAGCCGAAGTAAAACGACGGGATGGCAAAAAAATTTGGATCGAAGAAACCTTTGAGCTCTTGTGCGATCTCCACAACCATCCCATCGGGGTGGAAGGCTTTGTGGATGATATCACCAGCCGAAAACAAGCGGAAACCACCTTACAAACTACTCGCGATCAACTCCAAGCGGTCTTAGATGCAGTACCCGGAACCGTGTCTTTAATTAGTTCTAATTTTCGGTATCTAGGCGCTAATCGACATTTAGCCGCCACTTATAATTTACCCCCAGAAGAGTTTGTCGGTCGAGAAGTCGGCTTTCGTGAATCAAAATTTGGTCAATTTGTGCGGGAATTTTTTGCCAATCAAACCGAGGAAGCCTCTATAGAAATTGACACAAAAGTCAATGACGCTTTTCACAGTGATATGGTGATTGCCAAAAAATGGCAAGGCAATGAAGCCGCTGTATTTGTCGGCATTGATATTACCGAACGCAAACGGGCAGAAGCGGCTTTACAAGCGGAACTAATGGAAGCCGCCGATTATGTCCAATCTCTGTTGCCAATCCCCGCCATCGAACCTGTCCGCATTGATTCTCGCTTTATTCCCTCCCAACAACTCGGAGGAGATTGTTTTGATTATTATTGGTTGGATGACGACCATTTAGCCATTTATTTACTGGACGTATCGGGACATGGTTCGCGGGCAGCATTGTTGTCCGTGTCCGTACTCAACTTTTTGCGATCACGCTTTCTGCCCAACACCAACTTTTATGAACCCAATCAAGTGCTCAATGCCTTGAACCAAGCATTCCAGATGGATCGACAGCGGAATATGTACTTTACCATTTGGTATGGAGTCTATAACCGAAGCACTAGAAGTTTACTCTACTCTTGTGCCGGTCATCCCCCCGCCATGTTAATCACCAAAAATCCCGAAAACCTTGTGGAAGTCAAACAACTTTCTACATCGGGTTGTATCCCTATTGGTATGTTTCCCCAAGCAAAATATATCAACGACTCTTGTCAAATTGAACCGGCATCCAACTTATACATATTTAGTGATGGGATTTATGAAATTCCCTTACCCAATGGCGAAATCTGGCAATTAGATAACTTCATTCAAGTCCTCGCTGATTACACCGAGAAAAATCAATGTAGTCTGGAAAATATTTTACAAGCCGTTCGTTCATTAAACTTTGATGATGCGTTTAATGATGACGTATCACTCTTGCATTTTGCCTTTGATTAA
- a CDS encoding EAL domain-containing protein codes for MHEHFTKNAISALILENKWVKLGAYSDNLNEKKYQNFQLKSALLYTGIYPEVYTSKADRLLPPPNHFSHFSHYLDDLHIYDFQLFMVISGLTLGGIAIFIYQAKYTANQLKQKKNDFATQSYLNKFAIKTVKNSRIIHPLITDSQIILDASGRIQFIAENLLVKLGYNADELLNNNVNAILGKSDFLFQQTQNIEVKIPEIKQIKKKLKTKQGEKIIALIYWAKIHKNNKLKGVFLLIKDITDSHHLQEARRNEKKFYQLAETVPIATFIYQDKQFVYVNSAMETLTGYGKNTLLAMNCWQVIHPDFHQKIKKSLQHKKNTQQPVTWRGEIKMLTQAGEERWVDFTVKLIKFDRKVGLLGTAFDLSDRKKMERTIKGSEERYRNLIELSPAAIFVHKKGKLVFVNPTALKLLGTRNSKLVLGQPLQKFWLEDYKALIQSQFKQASQNNGILDPVEHQLIRVDGHRIQMASTFTPVIYEGEPAIMTTGIDITERKQAEQALRESEARYKQLLGSVTDYIYTVRVKHGKAIATEHGHGCIAVTGYSPEEYQADPQLWYEIVYSEDLEPVRNQTAQILTEGKAEPLEHRIIHKNGELRWVRNTPVVRKDAHGQIVSYDGLISDITERKHAEEKVNYQAFHDLLTGLPNRALYNQRLLEALTKAQHQGHHLAVMFLDLDRFKTINDTLGHAIGDLLLQQVAQRICHCLRQNDTLSRWGGDEFTLLLPQIHTPDDAVHVAQRIIAALKPVFDLDGHPLHITTSIGMAVYPQDGQDMETLLGNADVALYQAKEQRSTYRMYSATMNSQASELLALQNSLHAALERGEIQVHYQPQVNVKTRKIFGMEALVRWQHPEFGLVPPSRFIPLAEETGLIVEIGEWVLRNACEQNQSWLQAGFSPIRMGVNLSARQFQEANLVEMVGETLARTGLPADLLELEITETIAMQNVEWTGKVLGQLQSLGVHLSMDDFGTGYSSLSYLQKFPFHSLKVDRSFVRDISIDEQDRAIAQAVIALGRALNLRVIAEGVETVEQLEVLRGMHCEDMQGFLFSPPIPALQATKLLTKYNHHHRQHTA; via the coding sequence TTGCATGAACATTTTACAAAAAATGCCATAAGCGCATTAATTCTTGAAAATAAATGGGTCAAATTAGGTGCATATTCTGATAATCTTAATGAGAAAAAATACCAAAATTTTCAGTTAAAATCAGCCTTATTGTACACGGGAATATATCCAGAAGTTTATACCAGTAAAGCCGATCGCTTATTGCCCCCACCAAATCATTTTTCTCATTTTTCTCATTATTTAGATGATTTACATATTTATGACTTTCAATTATTTATGGTAATTTCGGGTTTGACCCTGGGCGGAATTGCTATTTTTATTTACCAAGCTAAATATACCGCCAATCAACTGAAGCAGAAAAAAAATGATTTTGCCACCCAAAGTTATTTAAATAAATTCGCCATAAAAACCGTTAAAAATTCTCGGATAATTCATCCTTTAATCACCGATAGTCAAATAATTCTGGATGCTTCTGGTAGAATTCAGTTTATTGCCGAAAATTTATTAGTAAAATTAGGCTACAATGCGGATGAGTTATTAAATAATAATGTTAATGCAATTCTGGGTAAAAGTGATTTTTTGTTTCAGCAGACTCAGAATATTGAAGTCAAAATTCCCGAAATAAAACAAATCAAAAAAAAATTAAAAACTAAACAAGGAGAAAAAATAATTGCCTTGATTTATTGGGCAAAAATACATAAAAACAATAAATTAAAAGGCGTTTTTTTGTTAATTAAAGATATTACAGATAGTCACCATTTGCAAGAAGCACGACGCAATGAAAAGAAGTTTTACCAACTCGCTGAAACGGTTCCTATTGCAACTTTTATTTATCAAGACAAACAGTTCGTTTACGTTAATTCAGCAATGGAAACCTTAACCGGCTATGGTAAAAATACCTTGCTCGCCATGAATTGCTGGCAGGTGATTCATCCCGACTTTCACCAAAAAATTAAAAAAAGCTTGCAGCATAAAAAAAATACTCAGCAGCCTGTCACCTGGAGAGGAGAGATTAAAATGCTCACCCAAGCAGGTGAAGAACGGTGGGTTGATTTTACGGTGAAATTAATTAAGTTCGATCGCAAAGTTGGCCTATTGGGGACAGCTTTCGATCTGAGCGATCGCAAAAAGATGGAACGAACCATCAAAGGCAGCGAAGAACGTTACCGTAATTTGATTGAATTATCCCCAGCGGCAATTTTTGTTCACAAAAAAGGCAAATTAGTCTTTGTCAATCCCACCGCCTTAAAACTCCTGGGAACCAGGAATTCTAAGCTGGTGCTCGGTCAACCGTTGCAAAAATTTTGGTTAGAAGATTATAAAGCATTAATTCAATCTCAATTTAAGCAAGCCAGCCAAAATAATGGCATTTTAGATCCAGTTGAACATCAACTGATTCGGGTTGATGGCCATCGGATTCAGATGGCATCGACTTTTACCCCAGTCATTTATGAGGGGGAACCGGCAATTATGACTACGGGGATCGATATTACTGAACGCAAGCAAGCGGAACAAGCACTCCGAGAAAGCGAAGCCCGCTATAAACAACTCCTGGGGTCTGTCACTGACTATATATATACGGTGAGAGTGAAACACGGCAAGGCGATCGCCACGGAACATGGTCATGGCTGTATTGCGGTCACAGGTTATAGCCCAGAAGAATATCAAGCAGATCCTCAACTTTGGTATGAAATTGTTTACTCCGAAGACTTGGAACCCGTAAGAAACCAAACGGCGCAAATTCTGACGGAAGGAAAAGCCGAACCCTTAGAACATCGGATTATCCACAAAAATGGCGAACTCCGTTGGGTGAGAAATACCCCAGTTGTCCGCAAAGATGCCCACGGTCAGATCGTCTCCTACGATGGCTTAATCAGTGATATTACAGAACGGAAGCACGCGGAAGAAAAAGTCAACTACCAAGCGTTTCACGATCTGCTCACCGGACTACCAAACCGGGCTTTATATAATCAGCGTCTCTTAGAAGCGCTAACCAAAGCCCAGCATCAGGGTCATCACTTGGCGGTGATGTTTTTGGACTTAGACCGATTTAAAACCATTAACGACACTCTCGGTCATGCGATCGGGGACTTACTCCTACAGCAAGTAGCCCAACGGATTTGTCATTGTCTGCGGCAAAATGACACCCTATCCCGGTGGGGGGGTGATGAGTTTACCTTGCTGCTACCCCAAATTCATACTCCTGATGATGCAGTTCATGTCGCCCAAAGAATTATTGCCGCTTTAAAACCTGTGTTTGACCTAGACGGACACCCCTTGCACATCACCACCAGCATTGGTATGGCGGTCTATCCCCAGGATGGTCAAGACATGGAAACATTGCTAGGGAATGCGGACGTGGCTCTATACCAGGCCAAAGAACAGCGGTCTACTTACCGAATGTACAGTGCGACGATGAATTCTCAAGCCTCGGAGTTGTTGGCGTTGCAAAATAGTTTGCACGCGGCTTTAGAACGCGGCGAAATACAAGTGCATTATCAGCCTCAAGTTAATGTAAAAACTCGGAAAATCTTTGGCATGGAAGCATTGGTGCGGTGGCAACACCCAGAATTCGGTCTGGTGCCCCCCAGTCGCTTTATCCCTTTGGCGGAAGAAACGGGACTGATTGTGGAAATTGGGGAATGGGTTCTACGCAATGCCTGCGAGCAAAATCAATCTTGGTTACAAGCGGGCTTTTCACCGATCCGTATGGGAGTTAATCTCTCAGCGCGTCAATTTCAAGAAGCCAACTTGGTGGAGATGGTGGGAGAAACTTTAGCCAGAACCGGTCTGCCTGCGGATTTGCTGGAGTTGGAAATCACCGAAACCATCGCCATGCAAAATGTGGAATGGACTGGCAAGGTGCTCGGTCAATTGCAGTCTCTAGGGGTTCACCTCTCGATGGATGATTTTGGCACGGGTTATTCTTCCCTGAGTTATCTGCAAAAATTCCCTTTCCATAGCCTGAAAGTGGATCGGTCTTTTGTCCGAGATATTAGCATCGATGAACAAGATCGGGCGATCGCCCAAGCGGTGATTGCCCTCGGTCGCGCCTTAAATCTCCGCGTGATCGCCGAAGGGGTGGAAACCGTGGAACAATTAGAAGTCTTACGGGGAATGCATTGTGAAGATATGCAAGGTTTTTTGTTTAGTCCGCCGATTCCCGCCCTACAAGCTACTAAACTGCTAACAAAATATAATCATCATCATCGGCAACATACTGCTTAA
- a CDS encoding anti-sigma factor antagonist (This anti-anti-sigma factor, or anti-sigma factor antagonist, belongs to a family that includes characterized members SpoIIAA, RsbV, RsfA, and RsfB.): MPTQNPNAEFPVSFNGNTATVHLPPRISILEAVAFKQTCHQLAEREPTPHKIVLDCSQTTFIDSSGIGALVYNIKTTRQQKISLVLCQVQPQVMAVLSMTDLLQRVTIEEMPDSQPNYQPNSRPNYQPNYQPNYQPNYQPNYQPNYQPNYQPNSQKSGRQVIPTLDKEQMASLPTTHPSVKSKVKRLIDIVGALVGLGITAVLFIPIAVAIKLNSPGPILFGQIRCGWMHRPFKMWKFRSMYIDAEARKSEVKNEIEGAKLFKNKNDPRITKVGRFLRRTSLDELPQFWNVLKGEMSLVGTRPPTPDEVERYEIPEWQRLDVKPGMTGEWQVNGRSSIKNFEDVVQLDRQYQKNWNLLYDIKLILKTIWVIFHKNSGAL, translated from the coding sequence ATGCCCACTCAAAACCCCAACGCAGAGTTTCCGGTTTCGTTTAATGGCAATACCGCCACCGTTCACTTACCACCTCGGATCAGCATATTGGAAGCCGTTGCTTTTAAGCAAACCTGTCACCAACTTGCCGAGCGTGAGCCAACTCCGCACAAAATCGTACTTGATTGTAGTCAAACAACTTTTATTGACAGTAGTGGAATTGGTGCTTTAGTTTATAACATCAAAACCACCAGACAACAGAAAATTTCCTTGGTACTCTGTCAAGTGCAACCGCAAGTCATGGCAGTCTTATCCATGACCGACCTGTTACAACGAGTAACCATTGAGGAAATGCCTGATTCTCAGCCAAATTATCAGCCAAATTCCCGGCCAAATTATCAGCCAAATTATCAGCCGAATTATCAGCCAAATTATCAGCCGAATTATCAGCCGAATTATCAGCCAAATTATCAGCCAAATTCCCAAAAATCCGGTCGGCAAGTCATTCCCACCTTGGATAAGGAACAAATGGCCTCTCTACCGACGACTCATCCCTCGGTGAAATCTAAAGTGAAACGCTTGATCGATATTGTCGGGGCGCTCGTGGGTTTAGGCATTACGGCGGTTTTATTTATTCCGATCGCCGTAGCCATTAAACTCAATAGTCCCGGCCCAATTTTATTCGGTCAAATTCGTTGTGGTTGGATGCATCGGCCATTTAAAATGTGGAAATTCCGCTCCATGTACATTGATGCGGAAGCGCGGAAATCAGAGGTCAAAAACGAAATTGAAGGGGCGAAATTGTTCAAAAACAAAAATGACCCGCGAATTACGAAAGTAGGCCGTTTTCTGCGGCGCACCAGTCTCGATGAACTGCCACAATTTTGGAATGTGCTTAAAGGAGAGATGAGTTTGGTGGGAACCCGACCCCCCACTCCCGATGAAGTGGAACGCTATGAAATTCCAGAATGGCAACGGCTAGACGTGAAACCGGGCATGACCGGCGAATGGCAAGTAAATGGCCGCTCAAGCATTAAAAATTTTGAAGATGTCGTTCAGTTAGACCGACAATACCAAAAAAACTGGAATTTGCTCTATGATATTAAGTTAATACTCAAAACTATCTGGGTAATTTTTCACAAAAATAGTGGAGCTTTGTGA
- a CDS encoding DUF4335 domain-containing protein — MTIQRQYSLPNCRLILEGLSEQTTLGANVQPLMSILLNAQCYVTGLEQPVSGGLDFFQSLVTAVSHYAQEMLSGVRSPILLPNNGSGEQPHQGTWVNLEAIPGNLHRLTVLSGELGRQSAPIQVDLTTVQLFDLIEAVDQFFADKSTLPALTLSLTPVSKKYLRTQEPVAKKVVPLAVGVSGLAIAATAFFMAPIPEIKRPTEDPVTQSTRNEITDGKTAGSSGANQPPGTANSGSPLSASDLETLLAQTPEITDPTRLTILQQQLRNQLVETWTNPATFTEPLIYQVSVAKDGAIVGYKAENDAARDYVEQTPLSQILYKQTGGGTTPVEEIGLFKVVLEPNGVPEVSPYRGLTGRPSPPPEIQDPAMVETLFKQLRDNLIDEWKTTPTFQRDLIYKVLVTEDGAIADYEPQNQPARDYLYETPLRQLHQPSAALRKNSDGNLAYVPVVSYRVVFTPRQVLEVTPWNGW, encoded by the coding sequence ATGACTATTCAACGTCAGTATAGTTTGCCGAATTGCCGGTTGATTTTGGAAGGGTTAAGCGAACAGACGACCCTCGGTGCCAATGTGCAGCCTTTGATGTCGATTCTGCTGAATGCTCAATGTTATGTGACTGGATTGGAGCAACCCGTCAGCGGTGGGCTAGATTTTTTTCAGAGTTTGGTGACGGCAGTCAGTCATTATGCTCAGGAAATGTTGAGCGGGGTGCGATCGCCTATTCTGCTACCCAATAATGGTAGTGGGGAGCAGCCGCATCAAGGCACCTGGGTCAACCTCGAAGCCATTCCCGGTAATTTGCATCGCTTAACGGTCTTGTCTGGGGAACTTGGGCGTCAGTCGGCCCCGATCCAGGTGGATCTGACCACGGTGCAGTTATTTGATTTGATTGAAGCGGTGGATCAGTTCTTTGCCGATAAAAGCACTCTCCCCGCATTGACCCTGAGTTTAACCCCGGTTTCTAAGAAATATCTCCGCACCCAAGAACCAGTCGCGAAGAAAGTCGTTCCTTTGGCAGTGGGAGTCTCCGGTTTAGCGATCGCCGCCACCGCCTTTTTCATGGCACCGATCCCAGAAATTAAACGGCCTACAGAGGATCCGGTAACACAGTCCACTCGGAATGAAATCACCGATGGGAAAACCGCCGGTTCTTCCGGGGCAAATCAGCCACCGGGAACCGCTAACTCTGGTTCACCCCTGTCCGCTTCAGATTTAGAAACCCTTCTGGCGCAAACTCCAGAAATTACCGATCCCACCAGACTGACAATTTTACAGCAGCAATTGCGGAATCAACTTGTGGAGACTTGGACAAATCCGGCAACGTTTACCGAACCGTTAATCTATCAAGTTTCCGTAGCCAAAGATGGGGCGATCGTCGGCTACAAAGCGGAAAATGATGCCGCCAGAGATTATGTTGAGCAAACCCCCTTATCGCAAATTCTGTACAAACAGACTGGCGGTGGCACCACTCCGGTGGAAGAAATTGGCTTATTTAAAGTGGTACTCGAACCCAATGGGGTGCCAGAAGTGAGTCCCTACCGGGGGCTAACCGGCAGACCCAGCCCACCGCCTGAGATTCAAGATCCGGCGATGGTGGAAACCTTATTTAAGCAGTTGCGTGACAATCTGATTGACGAGTGGAAAACGACACCAACATTTCAGCGGGATTTAATTTATAAAGTTTTGGTGACAGAAGATGGGGCGATCGCCGACTACGAACCGCAAAATCAACCAGCCCGAGATTATCTTTATGAAACGCCTCTGCGCCAATTACATCAGCCTTCTGCGGCTCTGAGAAAAAACAGTGACGGTAACTTAGCTTATGTTCCAGTGGTCAGCTACCGGGTGGTATTTACCCCCAGACAAGTTCTAGAAGTGACCCCTTGGAACGGCTGGTAA